In Anabrus simplex isolate iqAnaSimp1 chromosome 12, ASM4041472v1, whole genome shotgun sequence, a genomic segment contains:
- the LOC136884549 gene encoding uncharacterized protein, whose protein sequence is MSLYNPARCSVPFTLKYKMQTFVIKNTIVFLCVLHAALGHAVGVAGSSVSFPGPNGVFFQQKPLQITVQTACSNLASRELSDACLGCFWRLSGELQDSEYRGVLSDCTSTYLQSTIYSKCGSDLKESLAAADGKNATAFCGFGKCVRDVHSKQLINSCIEKSQKDSSDPAEVYTKTTSCILCKTFCIDKKFKVQYEYGRRVPAITLESNNQLKLSVYPYYSVSNEGLCTSNAPGGDMPEPIEGCDCNLPENEI, encoded by the exons ATGAGTCTATATAACCCAGCACGCTGCTCAGTGCCGTTCACACTCAAGTACAAGATGCAGACCTTCGTCATCAAGAACACCATTGTCTTCCTCTGCGTTCTCCACGCGGCACTAGGGCACGCCGTTGGAGTAGCAGGTAGCAGCGTGTCCTTCCCTGGCCCTAATGGAGTCTTCTTCCAGCA GAAGCCTCTGCAGATAACGGTGCAAACTGCGTGCTCCAACCTCGCTAGCAGAGAGCTGTCCGATGCTTGCCTGGGCTGCTTCTGGAGGCTGAGTGGTGAACTTCAG GATTCTGAATACCGTGGTGTCTTGTCAGACTGCACTTCAACATACTTGCAGTCGACGATCTACAGCAAGTGCGGTTCTGATTTAAAG GAAAGTCTTGCTGCCGCTGATGGAAAGAATGCAACAGCTTTCTGCGGTTTTGGAAAGTGTGTCCGTGACGTCCACAGTAAACAACTG ATCAACTCATGCATTGAGAAGAGTCAGAAAGACTCCAGTGATCCAGCTGAGGTCTACACCAAAACTACAAGCTGCATTCTGTGCAAGACCTTCTGCATCGACAAG AAATTCAAGGTGCAGTATGAGTATGGACGAAGAGTCCCAGCCATCACACTTGAATCCAACAATCAGCTGAAGCTCAGCGTCTACCCCTACTACAGTGTAAGCAACGAGGGGCTGTGCACTTCGAATGCGCCTGGTGGAGATATGCCTGAACCCATTGAGGGTTGTGATTGCAACCTTCCAGAGAATGAGATCTAA